DNA from Chelonia mydas isolate rCheMyd1 chromosome 3, rCheMyd1.pri.v2, whole genome shotgun sequence:
catctagcccagtatcttgtcttccgacagtggccaatgccaggtgccccagagggaatgaacagaacaggtaatcatcaagtgagtcATTCcttgttgtccattcccagcttctggcaaacagaggctagggacatcatgcctgcccatcctggctaatagccattgatggacctatcctccatgaatttatctagttcttttttgaaccctgttatagtcttggccttcacaacatcctctggcaagaagttccacaggttgactatacattgtgtgaaaaaaaaacaattgaaatgaactattataaaacaaaaacgtcaacatttttgaatttttttttataagttcCACTAATGCATGATACTCATAGTACTTTTACTTTTCTATATGTACAACTACTTATTAGGTTAAATATTTCTCAGATTACTTGATTTCCCTGCCCCCTAAAATATTAGCCATGTacagaaacattaaaataaaaatcattcccTGAAAGCTTTTATTTATGGACTCAGGCCCTGACTCAGAAATGCATCCCTGTTAaagacagcacttaagcacacacttaactttaatgCTTAAGGGCTAACATGAATAGGAATGGacttaaagcatgtgcttaaatgctttcctgaatcagggccaacaTGATCAAATACAGTTGGCATTGGTTTTGTTTCAACTTAGCTGCCATATCTATCTCCTTTCCACCCCCAAGATCCATTCAAAATAGCTCAAGAGCATCCTCCGACTTGAAATTCTCCAGGGACCAGCTGAACCCATTGATCAAGACTTCTGGAAAGACATAACTAGTGCCAAACTTGCCACTGAAGGATAGTGAGTCAAACCTGGCCTTAACAGTAGCCAGTAATTGCTTACAAGTTTTCAAGACAGTTGACAGCAGCAGGATAGGTGGGAGAAAGACAAGGGCGTGAACTCAATTCTGCAACCAGGTGGTGACTGTCCCTCCAGTTCCGTATCATGATGAAATGCTCTGGGCCCATTGGGTACATGGATACCACTCCCTGTGAGTGACAGACAGGATGGCTTTCAACAGAGTGGGGTGGTTGTTAAGCTGTCTTGCAGTAACTCAAGAGTGAGAGTaccagggcagactgttaagaaccagGACAAGAGccccaaattggctgtgagtGCTACACTTAGATTTCAGAAaagttggacatgcacaagtccatgggtccagatctactgcatctgagggtgctgagggaattggccgatgtgattgcagagccattggccattatctttgaaaacttgtggccaTAGGTGCTAACTCCCCCCGTGCCTCTcgccccacccctgcaccaccctcgccctgcccccattccacccccttcccccaagtccttgcccctgccccacctctttactgcctcctcccctgaacgtgccatgtccccactcctccccttcccccccggaaagtcctaagtgccgccaaatAGCTGTTAGGCAGCGgatgggaagcactgggagggaaagGAGTGGGCACGTGGCGTGcttggggaaggaggagatgaggagggggtgtgggcagggggagcttggctgccagtggtgcggagcacctgctaatttttccccatgggtgctccagtcccgcagcacccacagagtcgacGCCTATGCttgtggcaatcaggggaggtcctggatgattggaaaaaggcaaatatagtgcccatctttaaaaaggggaagaaggagaacccggggaacaacagaccggtcagcctcacctcagtccctgaaaagaATCTGAATGAGGATGAAACAGACTCGGGGCTTGTCTTCATGTGCAGCActagagtggtgcagctgcactgatgccgCTGAgctgtagcgctttagtgaagatgctactgcaCTGATGGGTGAGTTTCTTCCATTGGCATAGTGGAAGAATCCACCTCCCAGGGGGGTGGTAGCTGTGTAGGTGGGAAAaacactcccattgacatagcgctgtctacacaaaGGGTTAGGTTGGTAAACCTATGTtgctcgggggtgtggatttttcacacgtctgagtgacatagttatactgatatagctcTGTAATGTAGATCTGGCCTTAGAGTTAATATTTCAATCACTGAATTCCGTTTGGGTGGTGTGAATGGCATGAATCCATGGATTCTTTCATTTCCCAAAAACTTATCTCATTACTGCTCTGCTCTTACCATAATTTAAAACCCTTGGTCtgttaagctttaaaaaaaagcaacccaAAACCTAGCTtctaatttcttaatttttttcttttcacaataCAGTCTTTCCCCAGCTCCTTGCAACATGAATTAAGGTAGTTTTCTAGGTTTGAATGGGAATACCGTACATACCCTGAAGTGACAGACAGTCACAGAAGACAAGGTGTAGAATAACACGCAcacccctccctcaccctccccttgcacacacacaaagaagaaaCATGGTTACATGGAGAGGACTTCTTGTCCCTCTCAACAGCTCCTTACTCTTGTCCATATCAAACTGATTTCCCCATGGATAGGTGGCTCACTTGATGGACTATGCTGCTGGCCCACTGGCTAACTCGAGCCCAAATCCATGTTCTTGTGCTGATGGACAGCATCATCTATGGCCATGTTTAGTTGTCTTGCAGTTCCACATGCCCATAGCCAGCAAAGCTGATGAGTTCATCAGAACCTTTTGGACAGCAGAGTTGGAATCAAAGCTGGATTTTCTACTGCTAAATTAACTGAACCTGCATCGAGCTGTGCAATGGGTTGGAGTGAAAAAAAGGACAAATGTCACTGTGGCCAAATCTAATAAAAAACTTAACTATATAAAATTATCATCAGGGTTAAAATAATTATCAGGTAGATTCCATCGTTGGGCCCTCTGAAAAGTTAAATTCCAGCCTTTTAAAGTAGCTTCACTCCTTTAAGGCTGTGCGCCTCCTGCTGTTCAAAGCTACATCACTCTAACAGAGTAAGCTTACCAGTGCAACAACAGCACTTAGAACAAGGTAGCCATAGCAATTATACGCCTGCTGAATCCTTGCTACATATAGCACCGAAATGACAGAGGAACAGAAAACTTTCAAAGAACTTGTAGTTCCAGTACCACCTATTGACAAACCATTCAACATGTCTCTTGATAACTCATGGAAATGTGTCAGTCAATTTGAGttctaaaaaatattttaggTATATTTTGTACCATTTGATTTGGAAATTTCCCATCCATATACTGTTAGGCCTGAAATCAGATAAGACAACAACCAAACGTAATATTGTTACAACCACCTTCATTGAACATTGTTGAGCCATAATAGTTGAGTCATAATAGTTTAAAGAATAAAACCCACTCATGACAAAaggaaaagggtggggggggggaacaaccaTGGCAAATCCTGCCTGAGGCCACTCCATTTTGTTCCCTTTCTAACATTTAAGTGTTGAAATAATAGATTCATAGGGcttgaagggacctcaacaggtcaattcctagagtgaccagatgtcccgattttataaaGACAGTCCCAGTatttgggactttgtcttatataggcacttattaccactaccaccaccaccctgcacctcccccccccccacacacctcctgtcccaatttttcacacttgctatctggtcaccctatcaatTCCTCCttgcactgaggtaggaccaagtaaacctaaccatccctgacaggtgtttgtccatcctgttcttgaaaaccgtcagtgatggggattccacaacctcccttggaaacctattccaggaCTTAACTATCCTAATAGTTAGAAAGTGTCTCCTTATAATCTAACCTAAAATTagcttgctgcagattaagccaattacttcttgtcctattttcAGTGGATGTGAAAAACACTTGATTGACATCCTTTTTAATGACAGCCTTtatcatatttgaagactgttcacaggtctcccctcagtctttgtttctcaagactaaacaggtcAAGTATTTTTAACCTTCtgcataggtcaggttttctaaacctttttatcattttggttgctctcctctggactctctccaatttatccgcatctttcctaaagtggggcacccagaattggacataatACTCTAGGTGAGCTCTCACCAGTGCAGcatagagtgggacaattacctcccgtgccTTACATACCAGACTCATGTTAATACTCACCAGAATGATActccttttttgcaactgcaacaCATTGTTAACCagtattcagtttgtgatccactataacccccagttccttctcagcaGACATCCGCCCCACACTTACAAAATGAGTTGCGACCTATTGCCTAGCTCCCATTCCTCCTCACCATAATAGATCCTCCCTGAAACCCCCAGTTCACCTAAGCCAATATGGTggtgaggggaaaattccttcccaggcCCGCTGAAAAGGTGCGGCTAGCACAATGCCTACAGCAGGTGCTAACCAAACCTGATATTTGCCACCTCAAGGGAAGGGAGGGCGGGTGCTGCCTTACTCGTTGCCTGGAGAAAGGGCTTCTAATACCCAggcttacaatttttaaaatcttctgccCTTATGTTCCCAGGGGGTGAGTCAGCATTGccacactgaccccccccccccccatctctccttCTGGAGCAGGTAGCTGGCTCCAGGGAGTTCTGGCACTTCCAAAATTAGCATGAAAATTGGTAAAAATCCAAataatggctttttttaaaaccctgtggtttttttcataaaaactagttaaaactgaaaacaaaggaccTTAAATATAGTGCAATAGTCCAGTGTGCCAAAGAGCATGAGGGTATGGCACACAGAAGGGTCGTGGAGAAACTGTGTGAAAGGAAGGAGCTGTGGTAAGCGTAGCGAGTGTTGGACTCATAATAGGAAACACGGGATGTGAATAGGCCACATATCCTTGGGCAGCATGCTGGGTAGGTTCTATTCCTTGCATTTGTGTGCCTTTCTATCTGGCATTTAttatgcaggatcaggcctgtagccattttatttattaatccCATAGTTatctaaaattataaaatatgcaATAGTATTTTGATATGCAGTTTAACATCAGGTTCATAACGCTCAGTTTTTTGCACGCTAGAAAAACCAAATTCCAGAAGTCAGTGAGACAAAGGCAACTGCTATTCAACAGTGATAAAAGAATAAGTAGTCATAAAATAGTAGTCACAATTGATTTATTTCTCAATATGTAACAGTAATGAAATAGGCTGCTGTATATTTACTAAACAAAGGACGATTAGAAAAGGAAACAAGGAACACAGTGGTTATTGTTTAAGTAGATGATGCATTATGGGACATTGTGATTCTGAAATAACAGTATCTggtgtaaagagaaaaggaggacttgtggcaccttggagactaaccaatttatttgagcataagctttcgtgagctacagctcacttcatcggatgtgtggTTGTGGTGGGTCCTTCTCATACCACCTCCCAAAAAGCGTCACTGTTAAAACTGGTTTAGATGTACCACTCTGACTGATCAAACGTCCATCACTTAATACCTAGATGGAGAAGAGGATAATAAAATGACCTCCTTAACAAAGCAGCAATATGACATGCTGCACAAGTGACATGCATTTATAAggtaaatgttaaatattttgagGAAACAGTTTAATTAAGGAAAGTCTTGAACCATAACATACAAAGCCAGATTGCTTTCTGAGGCCAATTGCTGAACCGAAAGGGCACCAAAtacatgtttttttccccactattAACAAGGTTGTCTTAGGTTTGTTTTGACTTTGTTGCAATATTTTGTTACTTTCCCCTATGAGCCTCCTGAGAAGCTAGTTTGAAGCAGCTCAAATACATCCTCCTACCTGAAATTCGCCGGACGCCAGCTGAACCCCACTAAGCAAGACTTCTGGGAAGACGTAACTAGTGCCAAATGTGCCGCTGAGAGAGAATGCTTCAAACCTGGTGTGAGCAGTAGCCACTGGCAGCCCACATGTTTTCAAGTCTGTGCTTTCACACTTCAGTAGTGTGCATATCTatgaggaagagaaaaggaacGTGCATTTAGGAGAATCGTTTTACTAATAGTAAAATTTGACTGTGTTTTCTTCAAGACCAGATGGTACCAATTCAGCTCAATTCTTATGCCAACGAACCACTAAGTTACTGCATCAGGAACAACTTTTTTTGATCGAAGGgtttccagctctgcagctcGTCTCCGTAGCATGTCTCTCCacactgctctcccctccctcacctaGTGCACACAAAGGCAGTGGTTTCTCTCTGTCAGCTGGTTTTGGCCTTGTAGCCTTTCCAGATCCACCTACCCACTGGATACCTCTGCTCCTGCTTGACACTTTGTCCCCCTTCTTTTGTCCTATTCCACCCTAGACTGTTCCACTTTTCggtactccggggctggagtacccaccagccacagctgtttggtggctgagagaggggtttgggggagggtggagagcagcgGGCGGGGAAGGatccggggagggggcagagcaggggtgggaacaGGTGGAGTAAGGGCAGGGcctatggggagggggcagagcaagggcatggcctcaggagaggggggcgaaatgggggcaggaagaggcagagtgagggcaggacCTTAGGGCAGAGTGAgagtggagcacccccagggaaaactAAGAGTCAGCACCTTTGCCCTGGACCCTTTTTTATGCTCTCCCTAAGAGCCATCTCTACCATTTCCACTTGTTCTTCCCACTCCTCCATCAAAAAGTTGACTTTTAACTAATAAAACTGAGACAAGTTCTTTGATGGACAGCTCAGGCAATCTTATACACATTGTTAGCACCAAAATCACTTAGTGGCCTGGCTGGTGGTCTATCAGACATTAATTTGGATGTCTCCATCCAATTCTTGGTGGATAGGTGTCTACATAATAAAGCCAGCACCATAATTGACACCCTGTTGCTGGCCATCTCAGCAGAGATTCCAAGGTTGGAATGGGTACAGAGACTGACTTAGCCTTTTATTCCCAGAGACAATCCCTCCAGGTTGGGGTTGTTGTGTATCAGAGGATAATGTGAGGCAGTATAAACTGCTGTAGCCTGTTTTATGGAGAAATAAAAGACTTGGTCCACAGCACTGGACATTCGGCAAGAACTAAAATAATTTTATCAACTGGACCAAACAAGAACTTTGATTCCATCAAAGtgactttttttgaaaatgtatcaAAGGAGATATAGAGTGGCTAAAACATCAAGACACATAATGGGATTATAATCTGTGACAGCTGGTAAGGAAAGTGGTTGGTGATAGGTAGaagaaagtaaatttaaaaaggaCCTGTCAGTAATTAGCCAATGCAATAGATTTGCTCAAAAAACAAAGGACAGTCCATATTATGTAATGTGACTAAACAAATTAATATTTACAGCAAGATAGCACTTAATGGTAAATCATAGTCTTTCCCAAATGGTTGGTTAATAGAACAAAACATTGGACATTTCCAATAAAACTTTGATACTTTATATATGCTTCATTGACATGACATGGCAAATAAGAAAAAACTCAATCTTTATGAATTCAGCTGAGTAAAATATCTTGTACAGTTGGATGCAAtcaactgatattttaaaaataatcatcagATAAAGATCAACTCTGATGAAGGAGACAGAAAAAGATTGTTTCATTCCAATTTTCAAAGCCACTAACAGCATCTCAAATACATCTTTCCGCTATTTACCATCCTGAAGTCTGTCTCTAAGACAGCACAATGGACAATGCAAATGGTGAAATAAAGATGGGAGAGAAAAAGGGGTGGAGAATATAAAGATCCATTCTATCGTGGAATAATTTATTATCATATAAGATCAGTTCCCTCTTTTCACATGAACTCTGAGTTTGTACCCAGGGCCATTTCAAGACTTGCTATTTTTGGCATGAAGGGCAAGCAGACTCATTAGAAATTACAGCATCAACTCATCACTAGCAACCAAAGGGCCATGCAGGGGAACATGAGAATACATCATTGTCCCCTTTTTCTCCCAGGATCCAAAAGCATCTCCCACGCAAAGAAGCCTCATCAACATATATATGAAGTATATGTCCCCAAAAATAAGCTTTACCTGCAGATAGTATTCTCCTTCAACAACATGAAGGCCATCAAAAGCACCCAGCACATAAACTTCATCTTCTCGCTTCTCCGCCATCCTGTAGCTCAAATGACAGCAAAGGTCTTTCTGGCAAACTGTACGATTTCCTTCAGGCTTAGTTAGTTCAGTGAAGGTGAACTTATCAAAGAAAATGACTCCACAGAAATCCCAGTCATCTGGTGAGAAACGTTTGACACTTGTGGCATACGCGCTCCAGTTAACAGCAGCAGGGTAGGTGGGAGAAAGATGAGGGCGTGAACTCAGTTCCGCAACCAGGAGGTGACCGTTCTCTGTATCCATATTGTAATGAAATGCCCTGGGTCCATCAGGTGCATAGATACCACTCCCTGTAAGCGACAGGCAAAATTTTCAGTCCAAAAGAATCAGCCATTTGAATGATATTGTCCTTTTCATTTTCCCCAATGCTGTTCTATTCTATTATGATGTTTAGAACATTACCAAAAATTAACCTCCCAAATCAAACCTTTAAAACTCAAGTCTTTTCTTAAAATTCCTTGAGAAGGGACAGGgtacattagggtgaccagatagcaagtgtgaaaaattggggtgggggggggggggaataggtgcccatataagaaaagccctgaatatcaggactgtccctataaaattgggacatttggTCATCCTAGGGTACATGGTGTTCTTATtgagacaatgggccagattctccactgtgGCTGAGATCTCCTCAGCACCacagaagggggctggggcatggtaGCATGCAGTGCTGTCAGGAATCCAATTATGGCTCCCTGAGTCTCTGCTCAGCTTGGCCCCCTGCAGAACAGAGCAGCTTGAGGGCTGCTGTGACCTATGCTAGTGGACAACAGACCTAAAAGGGCCATCCACCAGCTGAGAACAGCCAGAGCCCAATGCGCTCACCCTACAGCCctaccccagggctgggagggggatggCATAGGAACTGGCTATGCTGGATTTACTCCACTTGAGAACTCCACATCAGGGGAATCTGGCTGACCAGATAAAGGCAAATCAGGGAGAAAAACTGGACCATTTATTAGAGTATTGGATTCCATGCCACACCTATATACTTTCCTGAATCTCTTCACCTCTGCCAATCAGAATGGACCATGGGGGACAAAATATCAGATGTTCTCAGCATGACACTCCAGTCAGCAATGTGTAAGAGTTTCTATGCATGGGATGAATCCTATGACAGCCATCccatattcattcattcatagaatttaagaccAGAAGGCACTATTATCACCATCTAGTCTGAGGTCCTTCAAAACATATGCCTTAGGACTTCCATTCTtgaattcctgcttcaagtctaTCTGCTGGGGATGAAGAAGAGCATATCTTCTTGaaatcatccaatcttgatttaaagatttccagtgacggagaatccatcagaatccttggtaaattgttccaatggttaatcaccgtCACGGTTAAAAAATTGTCCTcgtttctagcctgaatttgtcaagcttcaatttccacccattggatcttgttacctttgtctgctagattgataAGCCCTCATATAACAGATGAGGGCGAGACTGGGAGACATCCCTTGTATTTCAGACAACGTGAATACGATCAGTGACCCTACCCTAAAATCATGCAAGCATGAGATCTAATAGGTTTCAAAATGCAAATGTGGTCCTTCGCTAAAAGATCATATTCCATTTACTTAGTTCTCAGTAAACACAAGGTCACATTGTTTTAAAAGAAGTGGGTGAAGAACAGTGCTCTTGTGACAGCCCTGAAAACTTGGTTCTAAGGGGCTGAACATTGCTGAATGGTGCTACAAACTAGTCTTGCGTTTGGTTAGTATAAATGGATTCTTGCATGCTGGTTTTCATTTATTACCCAGCGTTATGACTGTATTTTATAGTAATCTAGAATGGGTTTTGTTCTTTAGCTATTGAAAACTTGTGTGAACTAGCTGAACTAGAGAGCATTTGAGGgtgaaggcaacctagtgatatgTGTTGAGAAGGGAGATTGAAGAGGACTGTTTATCAGCAAAAAGCTAGATTTAACAGCTCAGAGAAGCCAAGCAAAGAAGCTGCAAGATTTTGTTCATGCACAGCAAGTCaataaaaagaacaaaggaaGTTCCTGAGAAGctaggaaggagagaggaaaaaacataaaaagcaaaaacacagtGAGTTTTGCTCTGTCCTCATTTGCCATCAGGAATATCGAGGTTAGGAATGAGGCTACCATGGCGGTTTTTGGCTTCAGAAGAAATACATTGTGCAGCATAAAATAATCTCAAAGAAGAGACAGAGACTAAAGATCcaatattacaaaaagaaaaggagtacttgtggcaccttagagactaaccaatttatttgagcataagctttcgtgagctacagctcacttcatcggatgcatactgtggaaaatacagaagatgtttttatacacacaaaccattaaaaaatgggtgtttatcactacaaaaggttttctctccccccaccccactctcctgctggcaatagcttatctaaagtgatcactctccttacaatgtgtatgataatcaaggtaggccatttccagcacaaatccaggttttctcccccccgcccccacacacaaacccactctcctgttggtaatagcttatctaaagtgatcactctccttacaatgtgtatgataatcaaggtgggcatgAAAAAAgtattacaaaaataattcacCTTACCCCAAACAGCAAATTACCTGTCATAGCCATGCTGGTGTTGTGTGTATCAGCTGCAAGGAAATTGACATGCATCCCCATAGCCCAGGCAGAGTGGAATTCAATAGCAGTCAAATGTGGTAGGACATTCATCCAAGCAGTGGGAAACAGCACAGTATCCACATGTAACTTGCTCACCAGAGTCACAGCTGGGTCATGAAAAAGTATGTCGAAGCAAGTGAAAATGCCGAACTTTCCAAAGGATGTGTTGAAAGTGACAATCTCTGGCTCCTTGGGGGAATCAAACTGAGTTTCTGACATAAAGAGATTATACTAACAAAACAAACCATAGGAAGAACACCGTTAAAAGGCACCTAATGCAATAACctggaaacattttataaaactgCTAAAGGTGAcctgcatttaaaaagaaaaaaaatctaaaagtcTTCATATTGAACATGTAAAGGTATATCTAcaatgcaataaaaaacccatggcaccaagtctcagagcctggcttgAGCTCACGGAGTTTGGGCTGTGGGATAAAAATGGCAGcatagacattcgggcttgggctggagcctgggcctgAAACCCCGCAAGGCGGTGGATCTCAGAGCTCAATCCGAATgtctgcaatttttagccccacagcccaagtccaTGTCAGCTGATTTGGTCCAGCCATGCGGCAGTGATGCAggccttttattgcagtgtaaacatactctACATTTCCAAGTCCGCCCCAATAACCAGTTGCGTGAAGCCTGATCTAACACTCTACTTAATGGTATTTCTCTGTCTGTTATGCGATAACTTTTGAACACCACACCTGATCAACTCCAAAATTTCAGGGgatgttctaggcatcagtggtCAGAtccctattgattttggtgaaaatcagCAAAATTAGAAGGGGGTAAAGGGAGATATATGGTTAGTAGAGCTAGCAGCTTTAACCACATTTGAAATTGTTTGTAGATCAAAGAACTGGTTGATgacagccattaacaccttccagcctAGCAGcactctcctgcccccaccccatttcaACTAATCCTCCCAGTGcagtttaaaaatgttgacaCCTTGAGAGATTTCCCTCCCAGACTGACAGAAAAGAACAGTGTAATGTTATTTCTCACCTTATGGTAGCGTGCCACCAATTTCCCTTCTGAGTCAAAGACAACATTAGTATTGTATTGATAGTGACCATCGCTGGGGCACTTGGGATCACTGGAATTACATGGCTTCTTGTCTCCAATATTGGCAACCACATAGATAGAGTTATTTCTTGCCATGCAGCTGAGCCTTTCCTGCACTGCCGCAGGAGCAAATCTAGTTCATTTTTGGCAAAAGGAAAAtgcataaaacaaaaaataacccaGGATCAAACTAAATTcaaagctgaaaaaaaatgagaaaataggCTTCAAAGTTAATATTTGAATGGCACACTGGCGTTTAGAGCAGCAGCTGTTATGGAGCAGCTGAGTATTAGaagtccttttattttttaatcctgcaattggagctgtgcaggcagactATCAGAATTCACGGACAGCTCCTTGACCTCAGTGGACTTCTGCATGGGTGGAAGGAAGCGTCTGCTCTCAATGATCCTACAGCAGGATGGAGGCCTTAGAATGTCAGCTGCGTGGAACAGGGTGTGAATCCCCCtaggtatttgtacagcacctaccacgaTTGCCTGAAACTGGACGGGGGCTATTACAGTAGAGCTGAATGTAGTATGGATTTGTCAGTTCAATTTGAAACATAACCATTTTTTCTAAATTGGTCATCAGATTGAAAAAACTAAAAAcggttttcaaatattttatgtttttgattcattttgtgttgactcaaaatgaatttttagttttatattttgattcagatattttggggtgttttcatcatgtatgtgtgtgttttaaattggccaaattttaatttattttgaaatgaaaagtaggaatgaaacattttgactttatcaaaaaaaatgttgtttttcttaGCTCTAACTACTTGTCGAGTTTGTGAATAGTTTTAGAGtaccaaaaaatgcatttttcaacaaaaaaatctacttGTTGAAAAAATTTCTCCCAACTTTGTATAGCAGTATAAATATTTAGCATATAAAGAAATGCATGTTGAATCCCTCTCCT
Protein-coding regions in this window:
- the LOC102942174 gene encoding pantetheinase, with product MIMFQPHIYATVFILSILQAFALDSYIAAVYEHSVILPDVTGSPVSSDEALTLMNKNMDVLEGAIKAAAQQGAHIIVTPEDAIYGWVFKRDTIFPYLEDIPDPQVNWIPCTDPERFAPAAVQERLSCMARNNSIYVVANIGDKKPCNSSDPKCPSDGHYQYNTNVVFDSEGKLVARYHKYNLFMSETQFDSPKEPEIVTFNTSFGKFGIFTCFDILFHDPAVTLVSKLHVDTVLFPTAWMNVLPHLTAIEFHSAWAMGMHVNFLAADTHNTSMAMTGSGIYAPDGPRAFHYNMDTENGHLLVAELSSRPHLSPTYPAAVNWSAYATSVKRFSPDDWDFCGVIFFDKFTFTELTKPEGNRTVCQKDLCCHLSYRMAEKREDEVYVLGAFDGLHVVEGEYYLQICTLLKCESTDLKTCGLPVATAHTRFEAFSLSGTFGTSYVFPEVLLSGVQLASGEFQVLSDGRLISQSGTSKPVLTVTLFGRWYEKDPPQPHQILLFQNHNVP